The following coding sequences are from one Helicoverpa zea isolate HzStark_Cry1AcR chromosome 4, ilHelZeax1.1, whole genome shotgun sequence window:
- the LOC124629835 gene encoding excitatory amino acid transporter isoform X2 — protein MGPGDRGPKTTEDRSAPVERTGFRKFLVDNVMLVVTLAGVITGIGLGLGLRPYHLGPDALMIISYPGELFMRLLKLMILPLIIASLIAGSASLNAKMSGKIAVRTLLYFILTSMFNAFLGLVLAMLIHPGVPEIKQFGSYVEERREHSILDSILDIGRNIFPDNIVQAAFQQAHTVYTQPPAMFGRNGSDNDTVPAMVRVVAYRSGTNTLGLVFFCLVFGSLLGTLGAKGQVVIDFFQAIFEVIMKMVTGVMWFTPIGVSSVIAGKILGVNDVASVMSQLAWFIATVAVGVYLYQLIVMQVIYFIFLRRNPYKFYWGLSHAMLTASATASTAAALPVTFRAMEGPLQIDPRITRFVLPIGCNINMDGTALFLSVASVFVCQMNDIHLGFAQLATIFLTSTAASVSSASVPSAAMVLLLVVLAAVDAPTHDVSLLFAVDWLVDRIRTQNNMLGDCYAAAVVEHLSKNELMACDALNADPINGLTPNTDVDIGIVTPSKKSIGSDEVIIDMHLNNHTDTIKRI, from the exons GTCTCGGACTCCGGCCTTACCACTTAGGCCCTGACGCGCTAATGATAATCTCATACCCTGGTGAATTGTTCATGAGGCTCCTCAAACTTATGATCTTGCCTCTGATCATCGCCAGTCTGATCGCTGGCTCAGCAAGTTTGAACGCAAAAATGAGTGGGAAGATAGCTGTGAGAACTTTGCTGTATTTTATACTGACTTCAATGTTCAACGCTTTTCTGGGACTCGTGTTGGCAATGCTGATCCATCCAGGAGTGCCTGAGATTAAACAGTTTGGTTCTTACGTTGAGGAGAGGAGGGAACACAGTATTCTGGACAGCATTTTGGATATCGGCAG GAACATTTTTCCGGACAACATCGTGCAGGCTGCTTTCCAACAAGCACACACTGTGTATACTCAACCGCCTGCAATGTTTGGGAGGAACGGGAGTGATAATGACACCGTGCCTGCTATGGTTCGGGTTGTAGCTTACAG GTCAGGAACCAACACCCTAGGCTTAGTATTCTTCTGCCTCGTCTTTGGCAGTCTTCTGGGCACATTAGGGGCGAAAGGCCAAGTGGTCATCGACTTCTTCCAAGCTATCTTTGAGGTCATCATGAAGATGGTGACAGGAGTCATGTGGTTCACCCCAATTGGGGTCAGCAGTGTTATAGCTGGGAAGATTCTTGGTGTCAATGATGTTG CGTCAGTAATGTCCCAACTAGCCTGGTTCATAGCGACAGTGGCAGTAGGAGTGTACTTGTACCAGCTCATAGTGATGCAGGTCATATACTTCATATTCTTGCGCCGCAACCCTTACAAGTTCTACTGGGGCTTGTCCCATGCCATGCTCACGGCTTCTGCTACTGCTTCTAC TGCTGCAGCACTCCCGGTAACATTCCGCGCGATGGAGGGGCCGCTGCAGATCGACCCGCGCATCACTCGCTTCGTGCTGCCCATCGGCTGTAACATCAACATGGACGGCACCGCGCTGTTCCTCTCAGTAGCCAGTGTCTTCGTCTGCCAGATGAACGACATACATCTTGGATTTGCTCAGCTTGCTACTATTTT CTTGACATCAACAGCGGCTTCAGTATCATCAGCGTCAGTGCCGTCAGCAGCGATGGTGTTACTGCTGGTAGTACTAGCTGCAGTAGACGCTCCTACACACGATGTCTCGCTGCTGTTCGCTGTTGATTGGCTTGT TGACCGCATCCGTACACAGAACAACATGCTGGGAGACTGCTACGCGGCGGCGGTTGTTGAACATCTCTCCAAGAACGAACTCATGGCTTGCGACGCTTTAAATGCG GACCCCATCAACGGTTTGACTCCCAACACAGACGTGGACATAGGCATCGTGACCCCCAGTAAAAAGTCCATCGGCTCCGACGAGGTCATCATAGACATGCATTTAAATAACCACACCGATACTATCAAACGGATATAG